A window of Rhinatrema bivittatum chromosome 2, aRhiBiv1.1, whole genome shotgun sequence contains these coding sequences:
- the SEC61G gene encoding protein transport protein Sec61 subunit gamma: MDQVMQFVEPSRQFVKDSIRLVKRCTKPDRKEFQKIAMATAIGFAIMGFIGFFVKLIHIPINNIIVGG, from the exons ATGGATCAAGTAATGCAATTTGTTGAACCTAGCCGCCAGTTTGTAAAGGATTCAATCAGACTTGTCAAAAGATGCACTAAACCAGATAGAAAAG AGTTCCAGAAGATTGCTATGGCAACAGCGATAGGTTTTGCAATAATGGGATTTATTGGCTTCTTTGTTAAACTGATCCATATTCCTATCAACAACATCATTGT